Proteins encoded together in one Thermophilibacter immobilis window:
- a CDS encoding lipopolysaccharide biosynthesis protein, which translates to MGDEKKESLSIRQNMLWNSVGSLSNLVCQWAITVLIVRLSTTYDSAGIYSLAMSVYGIFAPLAQYRTYTYQISDVRGEHTVGEYLAFRLITCLGALVLTMGYAVATCRPNALPAILLYALYKLSGLVIDVFHASDQQFHRMDYIGKSLFAQGVSSLAVFILAYPLTQSLEATIFLMMVTTVLIGVFYDYPRTNLLVPVTLGITKKRAARLLVRCAPIVIAGVAASAAPSLPRQYLSTSMGDSALGIYASVAAPVAIIQMGASYIYNPLLGYLSEAYDKRDRAQFMRLLITTLGGIATVALVCALGLEFLGAPLLRLVYGESIVGYVYLLQPLVLCAAITGIMWFSNDLLISLRNFRCTFVGSLIALVVSLLVMAPSVGAWGMNGVTLTNALSCIAGTVFMMVCLLIQLKGHFVTSEKRSSDGGEAK; encoded by the coding sequence ATGGGCGATGAGAAGAAGGAGTCTCTGTCAATTCGACAGAACATGCTTTGGAATTCGGTGGGGTCGCTTTCCAATCTTGTCTGTCAGTGGGCCATCACCGTCCTCATCGTAAGGCTTTCGACGACGTATGACTCTGCGGGCATCTACTCGCTGGCCATGTCGGTGTATGGCATCTTTGCCCCCCTTGCTCAATATCGGACTTACACATATCAGATCTCTGACGTGCGTGGCGAGCACACCGTCGGGGAGTACCTTGCGTTCAGGCTTATCACCTGCCTCGGAGCACTGGTTCTGACCATGGGCTACGCCGTGGCTACCTGCCGTCCTAATGCGCTCCCCGCGATTTTGCTCTATGCGCTCTACAAACTGTCAGGTCTTGTCATTGACGTCTTCCATGCGAGCGACCAGCAGTTCCACCGTATGGATTACATCGGAAAGTCCCTCTTCGCTCAAGGAGTCTCCTCGCTCGCGGTATTCATCCTTGCGTACCCACTTACCCAAAGCCTCGAGGCTACTATTTTCCTGATGATGGTGACAACAGTTCTAATCGGTGTATTTTACGATTACCCTCGTACCAATTTGCTTGTGCCCGTTACGCTGGGCATTACCAAAAAGAGGGCTGCACGCCTTCTCGTCCGCTGTGCGCCCATTGTCATTGCTGGCGTAGCCGCCTCGGCGGCGCCTTCCCTTCCACGTCAGTATCTCTCGACTAGCATGGGAGACTCCGCCCTAGGTATCTATGCCTCGGTTGCCGCGCCCGTCGCTATTATTCAGATGGGAGCCTCATACATTTACAACCCACTCCTCGGCTATCTCTCCGAAGCGTATGACAAGCGCGATCGCGCACAGTTTATGCGGCTTCTGATCACCACGCTGGGAGGTATTGCGACAGTGGCCCTCGTCTGTGCTCTAGGGCTCGAGTTTCTGGGTGCCCCGCTCCTGAGGTTGGTCTACGGAGAGAGCATTGTCGGCTACGTCTACCTTCTCCAACCCCTGGTGCTATGTGCGGCAATCACAGGGATCATGTGGTTCTCGAACGACCTGCTTATCTCGCTTAGAAACTTCCGGTGCACATTCGTGGGGAGCCTGATTGCGCTTGTGGTCTCGCTTTTGGTGATGGCGCCGAGCGTGGGCGCGTGGGGTATGAATGGCGTCACGCTCACCAACGCACTTTCCTGCATTGCGGGAACTGTGTTCATGATGGTCTGTCTGCTCATTCAACTCAAGGGTCATTTTGTGACATCAGAGAAGCGGAGTTCTGACGGAGGGGAAGCGAAGTGA
- a CDS encoding LicD family protein has protein sequence MNQETALKKLQDTELEILLVIRDFCRERGIMWLLDSGTVLGAVRHGGFIPWDDDIDIAMPRADYDRFLELAAKGLPTGYSLHTFENTPGYAGFFAKVYKDGTRFETDETREAGCPQGIFVDVFCWDRAAFDPKELSDQIDNARKWQRLSYLYHSGIITVPHKGLLGAAERLGCQIAHGFVGLGVQDRSELLRSYEHSVIRDEDRLSNLVMNLSWTSWPPPFSGNSLPNFFCELRGL, from the coding sequence GTGAACCAAGAGACCGCGCTCAAGAAACTTCAGGACACCGAGCTTGAGATACTCCTTGTCATACGAGACTTCTGCCGCGAGCGGGGCATCATGTGGCTCCTCGACTCCGGGACCGTGTTGGGGGCGGTTCGCCACGGGGGCTTCATCCCCTGGGATGACGACATAGACATAGCCATGCCTCGCGCTGACTATGATCGCTTCCTCGAGCTGGCAGCCAAGGGTCTGCCCACGGGCTACTCTCTGCACACCTTTGAGAACACGCCGGGCTATGCAGGCTTCTTCGCCAAGGTATACAAGGATGGTACGCGCTTCGAGACGGACGAGACGCGCGAGGCAGGATGCCCCCAGGGCATATTCGTCGACGTGTTCTGCTGGGACCGCGCGGCGTTCGATCCCAAGGAGCTCTCCGATCAGATCGACAACGCGCGCAAATGGCAGCGCCTTTCATATCTTTATCACTCTGGGATCATAACGGTGCCCCACAAGGGCCTTCTAGGTGCTGCTGAGCGCCTGGGATGTCAGATTGCTCATGGGTTCGTGGGGCTTGGCGTACAAGATCGCTCCGAGCTTCTGCGGAGCTACGAGCACTCTGTGATTCGCGACGAGGATAGGCTTTCGAACCTCGTGATGAACCTCTCTTGGACATCTTGGCCCCCCCCTTTCTCCGGAAATTCTCTTCCCAACTTCTTCTGTGAGCTTCGAGGGTTATGA
- a CDS encoding glycosyltransferase family 4 protein produces the protein MPQKKSYALFSAQYPPHLGGIETFTEHLAQALVAQGADVTVVTNDTNGVGAGITCERGVEVIRLPCAPLIGGRFPLHVHNRVFRDLDAQIRVRRWDGVLANARFYPHSLYGMKLARSVGVRPVLLDHGSAYLSFSNPVLDPFVRVYERGVTAWGKRRYDPAYYGISSKSVEWLKKFGIEAKGVIGNSIDARAYRESSSVRDFRGELDLEDSFVVASVGRLIPEKGIAALIEASRSLELRARGVVFVLAGDGPMADGVRMAQGEGLRWVGRLESPDVSALLQQADVMCLPTRSEGFSTTLLEASACGCPSIVTDVGGARELIPDESYGTILESASSAGVTRAIARLFDHPNAVAEQRINCGRRAEDLFSWEATAQSLMRVWEDLAERPPKGE, from the coding sequence GTGCCACAGAAGAAGTCATACGCTCTCTTCTCGGCTCAATATCCTCCGCACCTAGGGGGTATCGAGACCTTCACGGAGCATCTCGCCCAGGCTCTCGTGGCTCAGGGCGCTGACGTCACGGTGGTGACCAACGACACCAACGGTGTGGGCGCGGGAATCACATGCGAGAGGGGAGTGGAGGTCATCCGACTTCCGTGTGCTCCCCTCATAGGCGGAAGATTCCCCCTGCATGTGCACAATCGGGTGTTTCGCGACCTGGACGCCCAGATCCGCGTGCGTCGCTGGGATGGGGTGCTCGCTAACGCTCGCTTCTACCCGCACTCCCTCTATGGCATGAAGCTGGCGCGCTCAGTAGGAGTGAGGCCCGTGCTACTTGACCATGGTTCCGCATACCTTTCGTTTAGCAATCCCGTTCTTGATCCGTTTGTAAGAGTCTATGAGCGTGGTGTCACGGCTTGGGGGAAAAGACGCTACGATCCGGCCTACTATGGCATTTCCTCCAAGAGCGTCGAATGGCTCAAGAAATTTGGCATTGAGGCTAAGGGTGTCATAGGCAACTCGATTGACGCGCGAGCCTATCGGGAGAGTTCCTCGGTGAGGGATTTCAGGGGAGAGCTCGACCTCGAGGACAGCTTCGTCGTAGCCAGCGTGGGAAGGCTTATCCCCGAGAAGGGCATTGCCGCCCTAATAGAGGCGAGCAGGTCACTCGAGCTGAGGGCTCGCGGAGTTGTTTTTGTCCTGGCCGGTGACGGCCCTATGGCAGATGGGGTAAGGATGGCCCAGGGAGAGGGACTGCGCTGGGTGGGTAGGCTTGAGTCCCCTGACGTCTCTGCGCTCCTGCAGCAGGCGGACGTTATGTGCCTTCCGACGCGCTCTGAGGGATTTTCTACGACACTGCTTGAGGCCTCGGCCTGCGGGTGTCCCTCGATCGTGACTGACGTTGGGGGTGCGCGAGAGCTTATCCCAGACGAGAGCTACGGCACGATCCTGGAGTCCGCCTCGTCGGCTGGTGTTACCAGGGCAATCGCCAGGCTTTTTGACCATCCAAATGCTGTCGCTGAGCAGCGGATCAACTGCGGGAGGCGGGCCGAAGATCTCTTCTCGTGGGAGGCCACGGCACAGTCGCTGATGCGGGTGTGGGAGGACCTGGCAGAGCGCCCCCCTAAGGGAGAATAG
- a CDS encoding DUF6541 family protein, translating into MWTLFFVAYLLTVVLLYLPGFLVLLATRLPRIEALCLGPLISLSFYGVWCTSLASLGIQASVSTVALPLLLVGAGAWLMSRGVHKDRATGIAPGRRSSWSKMLYGSDWCALVAYVAFGVVAVAIVFVGNLDGPASFLQEYDNGAHLGEARSFLSSGNYSPFSPSPYPQVPADQTMSPFVMGGGFYPALWHALVALVAGTLGAPLTLAVNATNAALVGTVFPVSTFLLLRRLFGAQRHSALWAGAMVTLAFTTFPWDFLSFGPLYPNLLGNVILFLPTVCFMRMFEDGLGAGGRMGWGTLFFVGCVALVLSHSGAVFTMAVLLAPFCVWQGYRLSRAAGRSPAFSCGLACTVALGVAFIWCVCYKLPFLRSVVLFNWPATVSIPQAVADALSLAFFEHTAQPVLAFLVLAGAASLTRKAGARWLVAPFGFSCVSFVVAMSSEGLIKRLLAGFWYTDPHRLAANAALMAIPLAAWGMSVVFEWAARPLERRSLARPAELDPSLRPCSLALVAALSAAIFLPSYELGDHLSVQTSFGSQEERINAQNDTSAPNVLSSDEIAFSQEALLAVPEGSLILNSPNDGSAFLYGLYGANVYYRRFDLPSNERSESADSRLMRESLDKFAMDQSVQDAVERSGATYLLLLDQGEEASDARRHFWSYYPEQWLGFESVSDETPGFTVVLARGDMRLYRIGL; encoded by the coding sequence GTGTGGACCCTGTTTTTTGTCGCCTACCTCCTGACGGTTGTCCTGCTGTATCTACCAGGTTTTCTCGTCTTGCTGGCGACGCGGCTCCCTCGCATAGAGGCGCTGTGCCTTGGGCCCCTTATCAGCCTGTCCTTTTATGGCGTCTGGTGCACCTCGCTCGCGTCGCTTGGCATTCAAGCCTCCGTGTCCACAGTGGCCTTGCCACTTCTTCTGGTTGGTGCGGGCGCATGGCTCATGTCCCGGGGCGTGCACAAGGATCGCGCCACGGGGATCGCGCCGGGGCGGCGCTCGTCTTGGTCCAAGATGCTTTATGGTTCGGATTGGTGCGCCCTGGTGGCCTATGTGGCCTTTGGCGTGGTGGCCGTCGCAATTGTCTTTGTGGGAAACCTCGACGGGCCCGCGTCGTTTCTTCAGGAATATGACAACGGAGCCCATCTGGGAGAGGCCAGGAGCTTTCTGAGCAGCGGTAACTACTCCCCCTTCAGCCCGTCCCCCTATCCCCAGGTGCCTGCAGATCAAACCATGTCGCCCTTCGTCATGGGGGGAGGCTTCTACCCCGCGCTGTGGCACGCTCTTGTGGCTCTTGTCGCGGGAACTCTGGGGGCACCGCTTACGCTTGCCGTCAACGCGACTAATGCGGCGCTCGTGGGTACCGTATTCCCTGTGAGCACGTTTTTATTGCTGCGCCGTCTTTTTGGGGCCCAGAGGCACAGCGCCCTCTGGGCCGGGGCCATGGTCACGCTCGCGTTTACGACGTTTCCCTGGGACTTCCTCTCCTTTGGACCGCTCTATCCCAACCTTCTGGGAAACGTCATCCTCTTTCTGCCAACCGTTTGCTTCATGAGGATGTTTGAGGATGGCCTGGGTGCAGGTGGGAGGATGGGTTGGGGGACGCTCTTTTTTGTGGGGTGCGTTGCGCTCGTCCTCTCGCATTCCGGCGCCGTCTTCACCATGGCGGTGCTTCTTGCCCCCTTTTGCGTGTGGCAGGGATACAGGCTCTCGAGGGCGGCCGGTAGGTCACCCGCGTTTTCTTGTGGGCTCGCGTGTACGGTTGCTCTTGGGGTGGCCTTCATCTGGTGCGTGTGCTACAAGCTTCCGTTCCTGCGCTCGGTGGTGTTGTTCAACTGGCCGGCTACCGTTTCGATCCCTCAAGCTGTGGCCGACGCCCTCTCGCTCGCCTTCTTTGAGCACACGGCGCAGCCAGTGCTTGCCTTCTTGGTTCTTGCGGGGGCCGCCTCGCTGACGCGTAAGGCGGGCGCGAGGTGGCTCGTGGCCCCCTTTGGGTTCTCCTGCGTGAGCTTCGTCGTCGCGATGAGCTCGGAGGGTCTGATCAAGCGCCTGCTCGCGGGCTTTTGGTATACGGATCCCCATCGTCTGGCAGCCAACGCGGCACTTATGGCCATTCCCCTTGCGGCCTGGGGGATGTCGGTTGTGTTCGAATGGGCTGCAAGACCCCTAGAGCGGCGCTCACTCGCGAGGCCAGCCGAGCTGGACCCATCTCTTAGGCCCTGTTCCCTTGCGCTCGTCGCAGCTCTCAGTGCCGCCATCTTTTTGCCCAGCTACGAACTGGGGGACCACCTCAGCGTCCAGACGTCATTTGGCTCCCAGGAGGAGCGCATCAATGCCCAGAATGACACGAGCGCTCCAAACGTACTGAGCTCCGACGAGATCGCTTTCTCGCAGGAGGCGCTTTTGGCTGTTCCCGAAGGGTCCCTTATCCTCAATTCGCCCAATGACGGCAGCGCCTTTCTCTATGGACTGTACGGCGCCAACGTGTACTACCGTAGGTTCGACTTGCCCTCAAACGAGCGCTCCGAATCTGCAGACAGCCGCCTCATGAGGGAATCGCTCGACAAGTTCGCAATGGACCAATCCGTGCAAGACGCCGTGGAGAGGTCAGGGGCAACCTATCTGCTCTTGCTGGACCAAGGGGAGGAAGCATCAGACGCACGGCGCCACTTCTGGTCGTACTATCCAGAGCAATGGCTTGGCTTCGAGTCCGTTAGCGACGAGACACCAGGGTTTACCGTGGTGCTCGCGAGGGGAGACATGAGGCTCTATAGGATTGGTCTCTGA
- a CDS encoding DUF2142 domain-containing protein gives MHEQSDKLKRIALRGGGCVLAAILLEMGTIFGSPASDILNPDDWSKRRIIFFALLSLGVSVIYRLLLEAGDTKVLHKEDPLLRRELVKRLSAAVAGVAGALGLFVVVQRAFYQGVDLRPTLFVVALFVSVTLLFLNRKRCFQKIELAFLYIALPFGLIFCICMPVIAEISWDGQIHFDKAQALSYVQGAQYTGADGIMTQADAVVKLNLLKSGDIAAVWNPKQDYSSVVSANEALLESERTEPIVRTQGTETLGGSSYLTPSGVGYIPNAIGLWLARLIHLPSLGQYFFGRLGNLLFYCAVFYCAIKQLRGGKLIVLSIALLPTPFLMACNFAYDPWCFALITYSFSKYVSLIQSKDPAGFSDISKMLLAFFLGALVKAVLFPLALIFMTLPLRKTSMRWYHLSVVLTALTLLGSFLVPLVIGGAGGGDVRGGSDVNSALQIAHVLSSPLDYAEMVVSFTILRFLPASTEGSMNMFVGFPYLLAASSYYLVAPICEMGLLLFVTLYDREGEDAAYATVRIKIAVAIGVACAYLLIVSALYVSFTPVALSTINGVQSRYALPLLAPLLLVGLCSRRTCRFKQNKRAFTSIVLGTEVATFAATFIVMF, from the coding sequence ATGCACGAGCAGAGCGATAAACTCAAAAGGATTGCGCTAAGGGGCGGGGGCTGTGTCCTTGCAGCCATTCTTCTTGAAATGGGGACTATTTTTGGATCCCCCGCATCAGATATTTTGAATCCTGATGATTGGTCAAAGCGCCGGATTATTTTCTTTGCGCTGCTGTCCCTGGGTGTTAGCGTAATTTACCGGCTCCTTTTGGAAGCTGGGGATACAAAGGTCTTGCATAAGGAAGACCCATTACTTCGACGGGAGCTAGTCAAAAGACTGAGCGCGGCCGTAGCTGGAGTTGCGGGAGCTCTTGGTCTTTTTGTTGTGGTACAGAGGGCCTTCTATCAGGGCGTGGATCTAAGGCCCACGCTTTTCGTGGTTGCCCTGTTTGTAAGCGTGACCCTTCTTTTTCTGAATCGTAAGAGATGCTTCCAAAAAATTGAGCTTGCCTTTCTTTACATTGCTCTGCCCTTTGGGTTGATTTTTTGCATTTGCATGCCAGTAATTGCTGAGATTAGCTGGGATGGTCAGATTCATTTTGACAAAGCGCAGGCTCTCTCATATGTGCAGGGCGCTCAATACACCGGTGCGGATGGCATTATGACTCAAGCTGACGCAGTGGTAAAACTCAACCTGCTAAAGAGCGGCGATATAGCAGCAGTATGGAACCCCAAACAAGATTACTCCTCGGTGGTGTCCGCTAACGAAGCGCTGCTGGAGAGTGAGCGTACAGAGCCAATCGTGAGGACACAGGGGACGGAAACACTTGGGGGGAGTTCTTATCTCACTCCCTCGGGTGTGGGATACATTCCCAATGCCATAGGGCTCTGGTTGGCGAGGCTTATCCATCTTCCCAGCCTTGGACAATACTTTTTTGGCAGGTTGGGTAATCTCCTGTTCTATTGTGCAGTTTTCTATTGTGCGATAAAGCAGCTAAGGGGCGGAAAGCTCATTGTGCTGTCTATAGCGCTCTTGCCAACTCCTTTTCTGATGGCATGCAACTTCGCCTACGATCCCTGGTGCTTTGCACTCATCACGTATTCTTTTTCCAAGTATGTATCCTTAATCCAGAGTAAGGATCCCGCTGGTTTCTCGGATATTTCCAAAATGCTTCTCGCGTTTTTTCTGGGCGCACTTGTAAAGGCAGTCCTCTTCCCTCTCGCCCTTATTTTCATGACACTTCCCTTGCGCAAGACGAGCATGCGGTGGTATCACCTCTCCGTCGTCTTGACTGCCCTGACCTTGCTCGGGTCGTTCTTAGTTCCCCTCGTTATAGGCGGAGCTGGTGGGGGAGATGTACGCGGAGGTTCGGATGTGAACTCTGCCCTGCAGATTGCGCATGTGCTTTCCAGTCCCCTGGATTATGCGGAGATGGTCGTGAGCTTCACAATCCTTCGCTTTTTGCCTGCTAGCACCGAGGGGTCGATGAATATGTTCGTTGGATTCCCCTATCTGCTCGCAGCTTCTTCATACTATCTGGTGGCGCCCATTTGTGAGATGGGCCTGCTGCTTTTTGTAACGCTCTACGATAGGGAAGGGGAAGATGCAGCATATGCCACGGTGAGGATCAAGATTGCCGTGGCAATAGGCGTTGCTTGTGCATATCTGCTGATAGTTTCGGCGCTCTATGTCTCCTTTACGCCTGTTGCCCTGTCGACGATTAATGGGGTCCAGTCGCGCTATGCGCTTCCTCTCCTTGCCCCCCTTCTGCTTGTGGGCTTATGCAGTCGTCGAACCTGTAGATTTAAACAAAATAAAAGAGCGTTCACCTCTATTGTGCTTGGGACTGAAGTGGCTACGTTCGCCGCAACCTTTATAGTTATGTTCTAA
- a CDS encoding glycosyltransferase family 2 protein: MRLVASGTCRGSGKVFVRFEAHDLPDSRSVSIKAQTSGTAAVPCSIHEVPSFQEHESRQFVAAFPMLDTRSCQVTLSEEGEAGSILSSQSYALSFSAAKWESRLNYRLRKSLCEEIRDFDRVDMYDSATMEFWDCIEDGPDFILRGMLREPYRTDNKASLRCLTSTLEQIPVNPIIMGDACVKVPFSDTKHRRELQFSIRVPAILQRLVFDITDENHPAFSSFEVLDRPVLRELRDTTRKHTESAQFNPDYNWWFAQKKASIGTIAKESRIELRDSPRFSIVVPLFKTPLRLFNEMVESVLFQSYQSWELVLVNASPEDEKLSTEVRTRVESDERIRLVTLEQNLGISENTNRGIEVVTGDFVCFFDHDDVLEPDILFEYAHALNERRDTDVLYCDEDKLLPDGTYTQPFFKPDFDIDLLRNNNYICHLMTIRRSLLETLEPNRPEFDGAQDHNMVLQAVEKARHVHHVPKVLYHWRMTKGSTAENAGSKSYATKAGIRAVQAHLGRMGLRAKVSPSRRPFTYRVIYDVPEERPLVSIIIPSKDYTDVLDVCLQSILSTSTYENYEIVVIENNSEIPETFSYYERIQQEHPDKIRVEHWPGEFNFSKLMNFGVQKARGEYLLLLNNDTEVITPDWIEVMLGLCSREDVGIVGVRLLYRDSTIQHAGLTISSSAAGMLGHALPRNNWGYFALLDAQRELSAVTAACMMTKRSVFDEAGGYTEELQVAFNDVDYCLKVRDAERLVVYTPEVELYHYESLSRGDENNVEKKVRFHREVSYLNYRWARYFVEGDPYFNPNFTKGEPGSWYYQI; encoded by the coding sequence ATGAGACTAGTAGCAAGCGGAACCTGCAGAGGAAGCGGCAAGGTTTTCGTTCGCTTTGAGGCACACGATCTACCCGACTCCCGCAGCGTGTCAATCAAGGCCCAGACGAGCGGCACGGCAGCGGTTCCTTGCTCCATTCATGAGGTTCCCTCATTCCAAGAGCACGAGAGCCGTCAGTTCGTGGCCGCCTTCCCCATGCTCGACACCAGAAGCTGCCAGGTGACCCTAAGCGAGGAGGGCGAGGCAGGCTCCATTCTCTCATCTCAGTCCTACGCACTATCCTTCTCTGCGGCAAAGTGGGAGTCACGCCTCAACTATCGACTGCGCAAGTCGCTCTGCGAGGAAATCCGCGATTTCGATCGCGTCGACATGTATGACAGCGCCACCATGGAGTTCTGGGACTGCATCGAAGACGGGCCAGACTTCATCTTGCGGGGCATGCTGCGCGAGCCGTATCGCACCGACAACAAGGCGTCTCTGCGGTGTCTCACGTCGACCCTTGAGCAAATTCCCGTCAACCCCATCATTATGGGTGACGCATGCGTAAAGGTGCCCTTTTCCGATACAAAGCATCGTCGCGAGCTGCAGTTTTCTATTCGCGTTCCAGCGATTCTCCAGCGCCTCGTCTTTGACATAACCGACGAGAATCATCCCGCCTTCTCCAGCTTCGAGGTGCTGGATCGCCCCGTCCTCAGGGAGCTGAGGGACACCACCAGAAAGCACACCGAGAGTGCTCAGTTCAACCCCGACTACAATTGGTGGTTTGCCCAGAAGAAGGCGAGCATAGGCACCATTGCCAAGGAGTCAAGAATCGAGCTTCGCGACAGCCCGCGCTTTAGCATCGTGGTTCCCCTTTTCAAGACTCCGCTAAGGCTCTTTAATGAGATGGTCGAATCAGTCCTCTTCCAGAGCTATCAGAGCTGGGAACTCGTACTCGTGAACGCCAGCCCCGAGGACGAGAAGCTCTCAACCGAGGTACGAACGCGTGTAGAGTCGGACGAGCGCATCCGCCTTGTCACGCTCGAGCAGAACCTCGGCATCTCCGAGAACACCAATAGGGGAATCGAGGTGGTAACAGGTGACTTCGTCTGTTTCTTCGACCATGACGACGTCCTGGAGCCCGACATCCTCTTCGAGTACGCTCATGCCCTCAATGAGCGCAGGGACACGGATGTGCTCTACTGCGACGAGGACAAGCTATTGCCTGACGGAACGTACACGCAGCCCTTCTTCAAGCCCGACTTTGATATAGACCTCCTCAGGAACAACAACTACATCTGCCACCTCATGACCATTCGCAGATCCCTGCTAGAAACGCTCGAGCCCAACAGACCTGAGTTCGATGGTGCTCAGGACCACAACATGGTTCTTCAAGCCGTCGAGAAGGCCCGTCACGTGCACCACGTGCCCAAGGTCCTCTACCACTGGCGTATGACAAAGGGATCGACGGCCGAGAATGCCGGGAGCAAGTCCTATGCGACCAAGGCGGGCATCAGGGCCGTCCAAGCCCACCTTGGCCGGATGGGACTGCGCGCCAAGGTCTCCCCGTCCCGTCGTCCCTTCACCTATCGCGTCATCTATGACGTTCCCGAAGAGCGCCCCCTCGTCTCCATTATCATTCCCTCAAAGGATTACACGGACGTTCTCGATGTCTGCCTGCAGTCCATTCTCTCCACGTCTACCTATGAGAACTATGAGATCGTCGTCATAGAGAACAACAGCGAGATTCCCGAGACCTTCTCCTACTATGAGCGCATCCAGCAGGAACATCCCGACAAGATAAGAGTCGAACACTGGCCCGGTGAGTTTAATTTCTCCAAGCTCATGAACTTTGGGGTGCAGAAGGCTCGAGGGGAATACCTGCTCCTACTTAACAACGACACCGAGGTCATAACCCCGGACTGGATTGAGGTCATGCTCGGCCTCTGCTCCCGCGAAGACGTGGGCATAGTGGGCGTACGCCTGCTCTACCGCGACAGCACCATCCAACATGCCGGGCTCACCATCAGCTCCTCTGCCGCAGGAATGCTCGGACATGCACTTCCGCGCAACAACTGGGGCTACTTCGCCCTCCTTGACGCCCAGAGGGAGCTGAGCGCGGTCACGGCAGCCTGCATGATGACCAAACGAAGCGTCTTTGACGAGGCAGGGGGGTACACCGAGGAACTGCAGGTGGCCTTTAACGACGTCGACTACTGCCTCAAGGTCAGAGATGCCGAGAGGCTCGTCGTGTATACCCCGGAGGTGGAGCTCTACCACTACGAGTCCCTCTCGCGGGGCGATGAGAACAACGTGGAGAAGAAGGTGCGCTTCCACCGCGAGGTCTCGTACCTCAACTACCGATGGGCACGGTACTTCGTAGAGGGAGATCCCTACTTCAATCCCAATTTCACCAAGGGAGAACCGGGAAGCTGGTACTACCAGATCTAG